The Lactuca sativa cultivar Salinas chromosome 2, Lsat_Salinas_v11, whole genome shotgun sequence genome includes a window with the following:
- the LOC111903293 gene encoding uncharacterized protein LOC111903293, which produces MNRIPITEELNHMGISIENQICQLYGKCNESVKHLMVECDFSKEVYYWIMRWCGFLSKVIDFVAPGGNYPRKKEITKMILYSTLWNIWLTRNDKVFNKMGVNLAKTVDSIVAQSLEFIKYKGTEAQDGWIEVVLIL; this is translated from the coding sequence ATGAATAGAATCCCAATTACAGAAGAACTTAACCATATGGGTATTTCTATCGAAAACCAAATTTGTCAATTGTATGGAAAATGTAATGAATCTGTTAAGCATCTCATGGTGGAATGCGACTTTTCCAAGGAGGTATATTACTGGATAATGCGTTGGTGTGGGTTTCTTAGTAAAGTTATCGACTTTGTTGCTCCAGGAGGGAACTACCCAAGGAAAAAGGAAATTACTAAGATGATACTATATTCTACCTTGTGGAATATTTGGTTAACCAGAAATGATAAAGTTTTCAATAAAATGGGGGTTAATCTTGCAAAAACAGTAGATTCCATCGTAGCACAATCATTAGAATTTATCAAATACAAAGGAACAGAGGCACAAGATGGGTGGATTGAAGTTGTTCTCATTTTATAG